Proteins co-encoded in one Desulfitobacterium hafniense DCB-2 genomic window:
- a CDS encoding FAD-dependent oxidoreductase has translation MSNSYDLIIIGGGPAGLAAGIYGGRAKLRTLIINKGTIGGMVDTTREIVNYPGYIHTSGPDLMSDFKKHAESFGVEFLKDEVVSTELSQDLKKVTTKKKKEFYGKAVIIAAGTQPRLLNIPGEKELRGSGVAYCATCDAEFFQDEDVVVVGSGDQAIEEGMFITKFARKVTVIVLHDEGILDCNKVSAEKAFQNEKMEFVWNSTLEAVLGEENVEGVQVKNLKTGGSSLLPCQGVFFFVGMIPATEFLQNSGIEMDRRGYIPVNDLMETNLPGIYAVGDNRVKYLRQVVSAAGDGATAAVAAERYIEELEAFQKNILHSEKKVLLAFFNAANTASLEFTVVMEELIQEHSDMYKLVKVDMATKKSLAEKYGVTNVPAVVMLDKGEKIKELECSLDKEILAEQLGKE, from the coding sequence ATGAGCAACTCATACGACTTAATTATCATTGGAGGAGGTCCGGCTGGACTTGCAGCAGGAATTTATGGGGGAAGAGCAAAACTCAGAACCTTGATCATCAATAAGGGAACCATTGGAGGTATGGTGGATACCACTCGCGAGATTGTAAATTATCCTGGCTATATTCATACCAGTGGTCCGGATCTTATGAGTGATTTTAAAAAGCATGCTGAAAGTTTTGGCGTGGAATTTTTAAAAGATGAAGTAGTGAGCACCGAGCTTTCCCAGGATCTTAAAAAAGTTACGACAAAAAAGAAAAAAGAATTCTATGGAAAAGCTGTAATCATCGCGGCAGGAACTCAACCAAGGCTTCTCAATATTCCCGGTGAAAAGGAACTGAGAGGCAGTGGTGTCGCTTACTGTGCCACCTGTGATGCGGAATTCTTCCAGGATGAAGACGTGGTTGTAGTAGGTAGCGGTGACCAGGCTATTGAAGAAGGTATGTTCATTACTAAATTTGCTCGTAAGGTTACAGTTATTGTTCTTCATGATGAGGGGATCCTGGATTGCAATAAGGTTAGTGCTGAAAAAGCTTTCCAAAATGAGAAGATGGAATTTGTCTGGAACTCTACTCTGGAAGCTGTCCTGGGAGAGGAGAATGTGGAGGGGGTTCAGGTTAAAAACCTAAAGACTGGCGGCTCTTCCCTACTTCCATGTCAAGGGGTGTTCTTCTTTGTAGGGATGATCCCGGCTACTGAATTCCTCCAGAATAGTGGAATAGAAATGGATCGTCGAGGCTATATTCCCGTTAACGACCTGATGGAAACGAACCTCCCTGGCATCTATGCGGTGGGAGATAACCGAGTAAAGTACCTCAGGCAAGTGGTCTCAGCTGCAGGCGATGGTGCTACAGCTGCTGTGGCCGCTGAGCGATATATCGAGGAACTGGAAGCATTCCAAAAGAACATCCTCCATAGCGAGAAAAAGGTCTTGCTGGCATTCTTTAATGCTGCCAATACGGCAAGTTTGGAATTTACAGTTGTGATGGAAGAACTGATTCAGGAACATAGTGATATGTACAAATTAGTTAAAGTAGATATGGCGACGAAGAAAAGCCTTGCTGAAAAATATGGCGTAACCAATGTTCCCGCCGTTGTGATGCTGGATAAAGGCGAGAAGATTAAGGAATTGGAATGCAGCTTGGATAAAGAAATATTGGCGGAACAATTAGGTAAAGAATAA
- a CDS encoding DsrE/DsrF/DrsH-like family protein, with protein sequence MADEEKIKKVSIIISKSSLEGVYPGLIMANGARMIGIEANLFFTFFGLNAITKNKMDSIKVATVGNPAMGIPSLIGILPGMSAMATSMMKKQMEELDIPPIPEFIEMISDAGGKLYACLATVEMFKLKKEDFCDQLDSILTVGDFYNLSAGGQIIFT encoded by the coding sequence ATGGCCGATGAAGAGAAAATCAAAAAGGTCTCCATTATTATTTCCAAGAGTTCCTTGGAAGGAGTCTATCCTGGATTAATTATGGCAAACGGAGCACGAATGATAGGAATTGAGGCCAACCTTTTCTTTACTTTTTTCGGTTTGAACGCCATCACAAAGAACAAGATGGATTCTATTAAAGTTGCTACAGTGGGGAATCCCGCCATGGGCATTCCCTCCCTTATCGGAATCTTGCCCGGAATGTCTGCCATGGCCACTTCTATGATGAAGAAACAAATGGAGGAATTGGATATTCCACCAATTCCAGAATTCATTGAGATGATCTCTGATGCCGGTGGAAAACTCTATGCCTGTTTAGCTACTGTAGAGATGTTTAAGCTAAAGAAGGAAGATTTCTGCGATCAATTGGACAGTATCCTTACCGTAGGGGATTTTTATAATCTTTCTGCCGGTGGGCAGATCATATTTACTTAA
- a CDS encoding TusE/DsrC/DsvC family sulfur relay protein, which produces MQKVIAGYTVDVTQEGYLVNQSQWNKDIASEIAKELGIEDLTPGHWKVIEFLQKDFAETGKIPTIRRVNKVGNIGTQELYALFPEGPLLKATKIGGLSKPVSCV; this is translated from the coding sequence ATGCAAAAGGTTATTGCAGGTTATACCGTCGATGTGACCCAAGAGGGGTATTTGGTAAACCAATCCCAATGGAACAAGGATATTGCCTCTGAAATTGCTAAAGAGCTGGGGATTGAAGACCTCACCCCTGGACACTGGAAGGTTATCGAATTCCTACAAAAGGACTTTGCTGAGACTGGAAAAATTCCAACCATCCGTCGAGTAAACAAAGTAGGTAATATTGGAACTCAGGAGCTCTACGCACTTTTCCCAGAGGGTCCCCTCCTTAAAGCGACAAAAATTGGCGGATTAAGTAAACCCGTTAGTTGTGTTTAG
- a CDS encoding type III sulfide quinone reductase, selenoprotein subtype: protein MKRVLILGAGTAGTMMANHLQRKLDKKDWAITIVDQYEKHYYQPGFLFIPFEIYSEKDVIKKISDFIPKGVEYIKSPIELIEAEKNQVLLSSGWVLPYDLLIIATGCEIVPEEVDGVMDGWRKDIFDFYTLEGALALRDKFRDWPGGRLVVHISEIPIKCPVAPLEFAFLSDWFFAEKRKIRNKVELIYVTPLDSAFTKQKCSDVLGHLFPQKNIQLINNFSIPRVDAKNKKLISVDGKEVDYELLVTVPVNMGSPLIERSGLGDELNFVPTHMHTLQSKKHENIFVIGDASDLPASKAGSVAHFQAEILTENILNYIADKPLTAHFDGHANCFIESGYDKAFLIDFNYELEPVEGTFPLPGIGPFSLLKETKVNHLGKLAFKAIYWNMLLRGIPIPTVPPEMKTRGKKLDGLYQP from the coding sequence ATGAAAAGAGTACTCATTCTAGGGGCTGGTACAGCCGGTACAATGATGGCCAACCACCTTCAGCGCAAGCTGGATAAAAAAGATTGGGCTATTACCATAGTGGACCAATATGAAAAGCACTATTATCAGCCAGGTTTTCTCTTTATCCCCTTTGAAATTTATTCGGAAAAGGATGTGATAAAAAAGATAAGTGACTTTATTCCCAAGGGCGTGGAATATATTAAGTCTCCAATCGAATTAATTGAGGCAGAAAAAAATCAAGTATTGTTATCTAGTGGCTGGGTCCTTCCTTATGACTTACTGATTATCGCCACAGGTTGCGAGATAGTCCCCGAAGAAGTTGACGGTGTCATGGATGGCTGGCGAAAAGATATCTTTGATTTTTACACCCTAGAGGGCGCACTGGCGCTTAGGGATAAGTTTAGAGATTGGCCTGGAGGAAGGTTGGTTGTTCACATTAGTGAAATACCGATTAAATGCCCTGTTGCCCCTTTAGAGTTTGCCTTTTTATCCGATTGGTTCTTTGCCGAAAAGCGTAAAATTCGCAACAAAGTGGAACTTATTTATGTTACTCCTTTAGATAGTGCCTTCACGAAGCAAAAATGTTCAGATGTCCTCGGCCACTTGTTCCCCCAGAAAAATATTCAATTGATTAATAATTTCAGTATTCCCCGTGTAGATGCCAAAAACAAGAAACTCATTTCGGTGGATGGCAAGGAAGTGGATTATGAACTTCTGGTTACAGTACCAGTGAATATGGGCAGTCCTTTGATTGAGCGCTCAGGCCTGGGCGATGAATTGAATTTTGTTCCCACCCATATGCATACCCTGCAATCTAAGAAACACGAAAATATCTTTGTCATTGGGGATGCTTCCGACCTCCCTGCCTCCAAGGCCGGCTCTGTCGCCCATTTCCAAGCGGAGATCTTAACTGAGAACATCTTAAACTATATTGCTGACAAACCCTTAACCGCCCACTTTGATGGGCATGCCAACTGTTTTATTGAATCCGGCTATGACAAAGCCTTTTTAATAGATTTCAATTATGAACTTGAACCCGTTGAAGGTACCTTTCCTCTGCCTGGAATTGGCCCCTTCTCCCTTCTTAAGGAAACAAAGGTCAATCACCTGGGTAAGCTGGCTTTTAAAGCAATTTACTGGAACATGCTTTTAAGAGGTATCCCCATCCCCACAGTTCCCCCCGAAATGAAAACCAGAGGCAAGAAGCTGGATGGTCTCTATCAGCCTTAA
- a CDS encoding metal-sensitive transcriptional regulator, translating into MAASEKEDILMRLRTIRGHISGIEKMIEEEKECADILVQVSAVTSSMNKVKNMLNRHFVDHCLDKVITEEKDLKSEVSKILDNILKFNE; encoded by the coding sequence ATGGCAGCAAGTGAAAAAGAAGACATCCTTATGCGTTTAAGAACTATAAGAGGACACATCAGCGGTATCGAAAAAATGATAGAGGAGGAAAAAGAGTGCGCAGATATCCTTGTGCAGGTTTCAGCAGTTACTAGCTCTATGAACAAAGTCAAGAACATGCTAAATAGACATTTCGTTGATCATTGCCTGGATAAGGTAATAACCGAAGAAAAAGATCTTAAATCGGAAGTATCTAAGATTTTGGACAACATTCTAAAGTTTAACGAATAA